The following proteins come from a genomic window of Labeo rohita strain BAU-BD-2019 chromosome 25, IGBB_LRoh.1.0, whole genome shotgun sequence:
- the flnca gene encoding filamin-C isoform X1, producing MSNYTHLEDLPPQYYQGTDFGEEEEEEMPATEKDLAEDAPWKKIQQNTFTRWCNEHLKCVNKTVTDLQKDLGDGLKLISLLEVLSQKKMYRKHHVRPNFRQMKLENVSVALEFLERERIKLVSIDSKAIVDGNLKLILGLIWTLILHYSISMPMWDDEDDEEVKKLTPKQRLLGWIQNKVPELPINNFNKDWRDGKALGALVDNCAPGLCPDWQTWDPNKPVANAREAMQQADDWLGVPQVIAPEEIVDPDVDEHSVMTYLSQFPKAKLKPGAPIKPKQLYPKKAKAYGPGIEPQGNMVLKPAVFTVETLEAGLGEVIVYIEDPEGHTEEAKVVPNNDKKRTFSVTYVPKVEGPHKVKVLFAGQDIDKSPFMVNVAKALGDPKKVQARGPGLEPVGNVAHKPTYFDIYTAGAGAGDVSVVIVDPENKNNTVEVLLENKGDNIFRCTYKPLQEGPHTIHVSFAGQPIPNSPFKVHISEAHPKPSAGAPKQVLPLKKKASNANACRATGRGLQPKGVRVKEVADFTVFTKGAGTGELKVSVKGPGGVDVPVKVRDVGDGVFKCDYCPVKPGKYHVNITWGDQPIPRSPFEVEVSKEAGPQKVRAWGPGLKTGMVGKSADFVVEAIGTEVGTLGFSIEGPSQAKIECDDKGDGSCDVRYWPTEPGDYAVHVICDDEDIKDSPFMAHILPAANDVFPEKVKAFGPGLEPTGVIVNKPTQFTVDARQAGKGSLKIYAQDADGCVIDIQITEKGDGTFVCMYVPTKPVKHTIIITWGEVNVPKSPFRVLVGEGCHPDKVKVFGPGVEKTGLKANEPTYFTVDCSEAGQGDISIGIKCAPGVVGPAEADIDFDIIKNDNDTFTVKYTPPGPGRYTIMVLFAEQEIPISPFKVKVDPSHDAGKVRAEGPGLNKTGVQVDIPTHFTIFTKGAGKAKPEVQFKSAAKGNAVKDFEIIDNHDYSYTVKYTALHQGEMAIMVTHGGDPVPKSPFVITVAPPLDLGKVKVQGLNEKVEVGKDQEFIVNTKGAGGQGKVNVSITSPSGRPIPCKLESDKTNEATCVKYIPPEEGLYKVDISYDGNPVPGSPFAVEGLMPADPSKVRAYGPGLKGGIVGQPAQFTIDTKGAGAGGLGLTLEGPCEAKIECQDNGDGTCSVVYLPTEAGDYNINILFGEAHIPGSPFKAVVKPALDAGKVIVSGPGLERAKAGELASFTVDCSRAGEAELTIEIVSDSGAQAEVCIQNNNDGTFSVTYTPLFHGVHTITIKYGGQQVPKSPIRVQVEPSVDTSGIKVYGPGVEPRGVLKEVTTHFIVDARAQTKTKGNHIKIRIINPSGANTDAYITDKGDGTYRVEYTAFEDGLHLIEVFYDDVAVPKSPFKVSVVEGCDPTRVRAYGPGLEGGLVNKPNCFTVETRGAGTGGLGLTIEGASEAKMFCKDNKDGSCSVEYMPFTAGDYDINITYGGQPIPGSPFRVQVKDVVDVSKVKCSGPGLANRVIAHVPQTFTVDTSKAGVAPLEVQLYGPKGTLEPVVVKNNRDGTHTVNYTPAQEGPHTVSVKYANQEVPNSPFKVNSAPGHDASKVRASGPGLDTKGVAASLPVEFTIDARDAGKGLLTVQILDPEGKPKKASIQDNRDGTYTVSYVPDMTGRYTITIKYGGDNIPYSPYNVQAFPTGDASKCLLTVSIGGHGVESLGPNIKMAEETFITVDAKAAGKGKVTCTVLTPNGMELDMDVTENPDGTFDIYYTAPEPGKYVITIRFGGQHIPKSPFQVMATDQPVVPRDDTKPMFQPLNLVIPFTVQQGELSGEVRMPSGKTARPFIRDNKDGTVTVQFQPTERGLHEMDIKYDGNHIPGSPLQFYVDVMNSGMVTAYGPGLCHGTVNKPATFTVVTKNAGQGGLSLAVEGPSKAEISCKDNKDGTCTVSYLPTAPGDYNIIVKFDNNHIPGSPFTAKITGDDSLRRSQLNVGTAADVSLKITETDLSYLTASIKAPSGKEEPCLLKRLPNRHIGLSFTPKEVGEHEVSVRKSGKHVNNSPFKIMVGPSEIGEASRVKAFGKGLVEAHTFEVAEFFVDTRNAGYGGLGLSIEGPSKVDINCEDMEDGTCKVTYCPTEPGNYIINIKFTDKHIPGSPFTVKVTGEGRMKESITRKRQAASVASVGSACDLNLKIPGNWFQMVSAQERLTRTFTRSSHTYTRTERTEISKTHGGETKREVHVEESTQVGGDPFRDVFESFLGRERLGSFGAIRQEGDTGIQGMTAQVTSPGGNVVDAEIVDSGNSTYRVRFVPTEMGSHTVNVKYRGEHVPGSPFQFTVGPLGEGGSHKVRAGGTGLERAVAKVPAEFSIWTREAGAGGLSIAVEGPSKAEISFEDRKDGSCGVVYLVQEPGDYEVSIKFNNEHIPDSPFIVPVATLSDDARRLTVTSLQEKDLKVNQEATFAVQRNGARGVIDAKVHAPSGVIEECYVTELDSDKNVICFIPRENGVHSIDVKFNGSHIPGSPFKVRVGEAESVGDPGMVTAFGPGLEGGRTGVPSEFVVNTCKAGSGALSVTIDGPSKVKMDCTECLEGYKVSYTPMAPGNYLICIKYGGPQHIVGSPFKAKVTGMRLSGGHSLHETSSVIVETVTKTSKMAGAFSSLSSSKSTSDASKVVCHGAGLSKAFVGQKNTFSVDCSKAGTNMLMVGVHGPRTPCEDVAVKHMGNKLYNVTYTVKEKGNYVVIVKWGDETVPGSPFHVSVP from the exons ATGAGCAATTATACACATTTAGAGGACCTGCCGCCACAATACTACCAGGGCACAGACTTTggggaagaggaagaggaggagatgCCAGCAACAGAGAAAGACCTGGCCGAGGACGCGCCGTGGAAGAAGATCCAGCAGAACACCTTCACCAGGTGGTGCAATGAACATCTCAAATGCGTCAATAAGACCGTCACCGACCTCCAGAAAGACCTGGGCGATGGGCTCAAACTCATCTCGCTCCTGGAAGTCCTCAGTCAGAAGAAAATGTACAGAAAGCATCATGTCAGACCGAACTTCAGACAAATGAAACTGGAGAATGTGTCGGTGGCGCTGGAGTTTCTGGAGAGGGAGCGAATCAAACTAGTGTCAATTG ACAGCAAAGCCATTGTAGATGGGAACCTGAAGCTGATTCTGGGTCTCATCTGGACACTCATTCTCCATTACTCCATCTCCATGCCCATGTGGGATGATGAGGACGATGAAGAGGTTAAGAAGCTCACTCCCAAACAACGGCTGCTGGGTTGGATTCAGAACAAGGTACCAGAGCTGCCTATTAACAACTTTAACAAGGACTGGAGAGATGGCAAGGCCCTTGGTGCCCTTGTGGACAACTGTGCCCCTG GTCTGTGCCCTGACTGGCAAACATGGGACCCCAACAAGCCTGTTGCAAATGCTCGTGAGGCAATGCAGCAGGCCGATGACTGGCTTGGTGTACCACAG GTGATAGCTCCAGAGGAAATTGTGGATCCAGATGTGGATGAGCATTCAGTGATGACGTACCTCTCACAGTTTCCCAAAGCTAAACTAAAGCCTGGAGCCCCTATCAAGCCAAAGCAGCTGTACCCCAAAAAGGCCAAGGCCTATGGACCAG gTATTGAGCCTCAGGGGAACATGGTTTTGAAGCcagctgtttttactgttgaaACGCTGGAGGCTGGTCTTGGAGAAGTGATTGTGTATATAGAGGACCCAGAGGGTCACACTGAGGAG GCTAAAGTTGTCCCAAACAATGACAAGAAAAGAACATTCTCTGTCACCTATGTGCCCAAAGTTGAGGGGCCCCACAAG GTGAAAGTGCTCTTTGCTGGTCAGGACATTGATAAGAGCCCCTTCATGGTGAACGTGGCAAAGGCACTGGGTGATCCCAAAAAAGTTCAGGCTCGAGGTCCAGGACTGGAGCCAGTGGGCAATGTGGCCCATAAACCTACTTATTTTGACATCTACACTGCAG GTGCTGGGGCTGGAGATGTTAGTGTGGTCATTGTTGACCCTGAgaataaaaacaacactgtGGAAGTTCTTCTGGAAAACAAGGGTGATAACATCTTCCGTTGCACCTACAAACCTCTGCAAGAAGGGCCGCACACCATCCATGTGAGCTTTGCTGGGCAGCCAATACCCAACAGCCCCTTTAAAGTGCACATCTCTGAGG cACACCCTAAACCTTCTGCTGGGGCTCCGAAGCAGGTACTCCCTCTTAAAAAGAAAG CCAGCAATGCAAATGCCTGCCGTGCCACTGGAAGGGGACTGCAGCCTAAGGGTGTTCGGGTGAAGGAGGTGGCagatttcacagtttttacCAAAGGAGCAGGAACTGGTGAGCTGAAGGTCTCCGTAAAAGGGCCAG GAGGAGTAGATGTGCCTGTGAAAGTGCGTGATGTTGGTGATGGCGTGTTCAAGTGTGATTATTGTCCTGTTAAGCCTGGAAAATATCATGTAAACATCACATGGGGAGACCAACCTATTCCACGCAG CCCGTTTGAAGTGGAGGTCAGCAAGGAAGCTGGACCACAGAAGGTGCGGGCTTGGGGTCCTGGCTTGAAGACTGGAATGGTTGGCAAGTCAGCTGACTTTGTTGTTGAGGCTATTGGCACAGAAGTAGGAACTCTAG ggttttCTATTGAGGGCCCCTCTCAAGCAAAGATAGAGTGTGATGATAAAGGTGACGGTTCCTGTGATGTACGTTACTGGCCCACCGAACCCGGAGATTATGCCGTTCATGTTATCTGTGATGATGAAGATATCAAAGACAGCCCCTTTATGGCCCACATACTTCCAGCAGCTAATGATGTCTTCCCTGAGAAG GTCAAAGCATTTGGGCCAGGCCTGGAGCCCACTGGAGTTATTGTCAATAAACCAACACAATTCACTGTTGACGCTCGACAAGCTGGCAAAGGCAGTCTGAAGATCTATGCTCAG GATGCTGATGGCTGTGTGATTGACATTCAGATCACTGAAAAGGGAGATGGCacttttgtttgtatgtatgttccTACTAAGCCAGTGAAGCACACCATCATAATTACCTGGGGGGAGGTCAATGTACCCAAGAGTCCCTTTAGA GTTCTTGTTGGTGAAGGCTGTCACCCCGACAAAGTTAAGGTCTTTGGGCCTGGAGTTGAGAAAACTGGCCTGAAGGCGAATGAGCCCACCTACTTCACTGTTGACTGCAGTGAAGCTGGCCAAG GTGATATCAGCATTGGGATCAAATGTGCCCCAggtgtggtgggtccagcagaAGCAGATATTGATTTtgacatcattaaaaatgataatgacACCTTCACTGTCAAGTATACGCCCCCTGGCCCTGGCCGTTACACCATCATGGTGCTCTTTGCAGAGCAG GAAATCCCCATTAGCCCATTCAAAGTCAAGGTGGATCCATCTCATGATGCTGGTAAAGTCAGAGCTGAAGGTCCTGGACTGAACAAGACAG GCGTTCAGGTTGATATTCCAACCCATTTCACCATCTTCACGAAGGGAGCAGGAAAGGCAAAACCAGAGGTGCAGTTCAAAAGTGCTGCCAAAGGAAACGCTGTTAAAGATTTTGAGATCATTGATAATCATGACTACTCGTACACCGTGAAGTACACTGCCCTTCATCAG GGTGAGATGGCTATCATGGTCACACACGGTGGAGATCCCGTTCCTAAAAGCCCTTTTGTAATCACAGTCGCCCCTCCACTAGATCTCGGCAAAGTCAAAGTTCAAGGCCTTAATGAAA AAGTGGAAGTTGGAAAGGACCAGGAGTTTATTGTAAACACGAAAGGGGCAGGTGGACAGGGTAAGGTAAATGTGAGCATAACCTCACCCTCTGGTAGACCGATACCTTGTAAATTGGAATCAGACAAGACCAATGAGGCCACCTGTGTGAAATACATCCCACCCGAGGAGGGCCTTTACAAGGTGGACATCAGCTACGATGGGAACCCCGTTCCAGGAAGTCCCTTCGCTGTAGAGGGGCTCATGCCTGCCGATCCCTCCAAG GTTCGTGCCTATGGACCAGGACTCAAGGGTGGTATTGTGGGTCAGCCTGCGCAGTTTACTATAGACACCAAAGGGGCAGGTGCTGGTGGTCTGGGTCTAACACTGGAAGGTCCCTGTGAGGCTAAGATCGAGTGCCAAGACAATGGTGATGGAACCTGTTCTGTTGTCTACCTGCCCACAGAGGCTGGTGACTACAACATCAACATCCTATTTGGGGAAGCTCATATCCCTGGCTCTCCTTTTAAAGCTGTTGTCAAGCCAGCTTTGGATGCTGGCAAAGTTATAGTAAGTGGACCTGGACTGGAGAGGGCTAAAGCTGGTGAGCTGGCCAGTTTCACAGTGGACTGCAGTAGAGCCGGAGAGGCTGAACTCACCATTGAGATTGTGTCAGATTCAGGGGCTCAAGCTGAAGTTTGTATTCAAAATAACAATGATGGAACATTCTCTGTCACCTACACGCCCCTCTTTCATGGCGTACACACCATCACCATTAAATATGGAGGTCAGCAGGTGCCCAAGAGCCCCATACGTGTTCAAGTGGAGCCATCTGTGGACACAAGTGGGATTAAAGTGTATGGACCAGGAGTCGAGCCCAGAG GGGTCCTCAAGGAGGTGACAACACACTTCATTGTGGATGCCAGGGCCCAGACTAAGACCAAAGGAAATCATATTAAGATTCGCATCATCAATCCATCAGGCGCAAACACGGATGCATATATCACTGATAAGGGTGACGGCACATACAGAGTGGAATACACTGCTTTTGAAGATG GTTTGCACCTGATCGAGGTCTTTTATGATGACGTTGCTGTTCCTAAGAGCCCCTTTAAGGTGTCAGTTGTGGAAGGTTGTGACCCAACACGTGTTCGAGCTTATGGCCCAGGCCTGGAAGGTGGGCTAGTTAACAAACCCAACTGCTTCACAGTGGAGACAAG GGGCGCTGGGACGGGTGGTTTGGGCTTGACCATTGAAGGAGCATCAGAAGCCAAAATGTTCTGTAAGGACAACAAAGACGGTAGTTGCAGCGTTGAATACATGCCTTTCACTGCTGGAGACTATGATATTAATATCACCTACGGAGGCCAGCCTATACcag GCAGTCCATTCCGGGTGCAGGTTAAGGATGTGGTGGATGTCAGTAAGGTGAAGTGCTCAGGTCCTGGACTTGCTAACAGAGTTATTGCACATGTTCCACAAACCTTCACTGTGGACACCAGCAAAGCAGGAGTGGCTCCTCTAGAGGTGCAATTGTATGGACCAAAAG GAACTCTGGAGCCTGTAGTTGTTAAAAACAACCGGGATGGAACACATACTGTCAACTACACCCCTGCACAGGAGGGGCCACATACTGTGTCTGTCAAATACGCCAACCAAGAGGTACCTAACAG TCCATTCAAAGTCAATTCAGCCCCTGGACACGATGCCAGTAAGGTGCGTGCTAGCGGACCCGGTTTGGACACTAAAGGAGTGGCTGCCAGTCTACCAGTGGAGTTTACCATTGATGCTCGTGATGCAGGAAAAGGCCTTCTGACAGTTCAAATCCTT GATCCAGAGGGAAAGCCGAAAAAAGCCAGCATTCAAGACAACAGAGATGGAACCTACACTGTATCTTATGTGCCAGACATGACTGGCCGCTACACTATAACCATTAAGTATGGTGGAGATAACATCCCATACTCACCTTACAATGTCCAAGCCTTTCCCACTGGTGATGCCAGCAAGTGTCTGCTCACAG tgtctATTGGAGGACATGGTgttg aaagCCTTGGGCCCAATATTAAGATGGCAGAAGAGACATTCATCACTGTGGATGCCAAAGCTGCTGGAAAAGGGAAGGTGACATGTACGGTTCTGACCCCTAATGGCATGGAGCTGGATATGGATGTTACAGAAAATCCAGATGGCACCTTCGACATATATTATACTGCACCCGAGCCGGGAAAATATGTCATCACAATCCGCTTTGGAGGGCAACACATTCCTAAAAGCCCATTTCAAGTCATG GCTACAGATCAGCCCGTTGTACCAAGAGACGACACAAAGCCCATGTTTCAGCCGTTGAACTTAGTTATCCCATTCACCGTCCAGCAAGGAGAGCTCAGCG gGGAAGTGCGTATGCCCTCTGGTAAGACAGCTCGTCCTTTCATCAGGGACAACAAAGATGGAACGGTCACTGTGCAATTTCAGCCTACAGAGAGAGGCCTGCATGAAATGGATATAAAGTATGATGGCAACCACATCCCAG GAAGTCCTTTGCAGTTCTATGTAGATGTAATGAACAGTGGAATGGTGACAGCCTATGGACCTGGTCTGTGTCACGGGACAGTCAATAAACCAGCCACTTTTACTGTTGTTACCAAGAATGCTGGACAAG GTGGTTTGTCCCTTGCTGTAGAGGGTCCATCTAAAGCAGAAATCAGCTGTAAGGACAATAAAGATGGCACCTGCACTGTGTCCTACTTGCCCACTGCACCGGGTGATTACAACATCATCGTCAAGTTTGATAACAACCATATTCCTGGCAGCCCCTTCACAGCAAAGATTACTG GTGACGATTCACTCCGAAGGTCTCAGCTAAACGTTGGCACGGCAGCAGATGTGTCACTGAAGATCACAGAAACAGACCTGAGCTATCTGACAGCCAGCATTAAAGCTCCATCAGGAAAGGAGGAGCCATGCCTGCTGAAGAGATTGCCCAACCGGCACATTG GTCTCTCGTTTACCCCAAAAGAAGTGGGGGAGCATGAGGTCAGTGTGAGGAAGAGTGGGAAACATGTGAACAACAGCCCTTTTAAGATTATGGTAGGGCCATCTGAAATCGGGGAGGCAAGCAGGGTCAAGGCTTTTGGTAAAGGTCTTGTTGAAGCACACACCTTTGAAGTGGCTGAGTTCTTCGTGGACACTAGAAATGCCG GATATGGAGGACTTGGATTGTCAATCGAGGGTCCAAGTAAAGTGGATATCAATTGTGAGGATATGGAAGATGGAACATGTAAAGTAACATATTGCCCCACTGAACCAGGCAACTACATCATCAACATCAAGTTTACAGACAAACACATACCAG GAAGCCCTTTTACAGTGAAGGTAACAGGAGAAGGAAGAATGAAGGAGAGTATTACAAGAAAAAGGCAAGCTGCCTCTGTTGCCTCAGTAGGCAGTGCATGTGACCTAAACCTCAAAATCCCAG GAAATTGGTTTCAGATGGTGTCAGCACAGGAGCGCTTAACCCGTACCTTCACGCGCAGTAGCCACACTTACACGCGTACAGAACGCACAGAAATCAGCAAGACCCACGGAGGTGAGACTAAGCGGGAGGTACATGTAGAAGAGAGTACACAGGTTGGCGGTGACCCTTTCAGAGATGTCTTTGAGTCCTTCCTGGGAAGAGAACGACTGGGTAGCTTTGGTGCAATAAGGCAAGAGG GTGACACAGGGATTCAGGGAATGACAGCCCAGGTGACCAGCCCTGGAGGAAATGTAGTCGATGCAGAGATTGTTGACAGTGGAAACAGTACCTACAGAGTCCGCTTCGTACCTACTGAAATGGGTTCTCACACGGTCAACGTTAAATACAGGGGTGAGCATGTTCCTGGAAGCCCCTTCCAATTCACAGTTGGGCCCCTTGGGGAAGGAGGCTCTCACAAGGTCCGGGCTGGAGGCACAGGCCTAGAGAGAGCTGTCGCAAAAGTTCCTG CTGAATTCAGCATTTGGACAAGAGAGGCTGGTGCAGGCGGTCTGTCCATTGCTGTTGAGGGTCCAAGTAAGGCTGAAATCTCCTTTGAAGACAGAAAAGATGGATCCTGTGGTGTTGTTTACCTTGTGCAGGAGCCAG gtgACTATGAAGTTTCCATTAAATTCAATAATGAGCATATCCCAGATAGCCCCTTCATTGTTCCTGTTGCCACACTGTCTGATGATGCACGCCGACTTACTGTTACAAGTCTTCAG GAGAAGGATTTGAAGGTTAATCAGGAAGCCACATTTGCGGTTCAGAGGAATGGGGCAAGAGGTGTCATAGATGCTAAAGTTCATGCCCCGTCTGGTGTAATAGAGGAGTGTTATGTCACTGAACTGGATAGTG ATAAGAATGTAATTTGCTTCATTCCACGTGAGAACGGTGTTCATTCCATTGACGTGAAGTTCAATGGAAGCCATATACCAGGTAGCCCATTCAAAGTACGTGTTGGAGAAGCAGAAAGTGTTGGAGATCCAGGAATGGTGACTGCCTTTGGTCCAGGACTTGAGGGTGGACGCACAG GGGTCCCCTCTGAGTTTGTCGTAAACACATGCAAGGCTGGTTCAGGTGCCTTATCTGTTACTATTGACGGTCCCTCAAAGGTCAAAATGGACTGCACTGAGTGCCTAGAAGGTTACAAAGTCTCTTATACACCTATGGCACCAGGAAACTATCTTATTTGCATCAAATATGGCGGGCCACAGCATATCGTCGGCAGTCCCTTCAAAGCAAAGGTTACAG GTATGCGTCTCTCTGGGGGCCACAGTCTACATGAAACTTCATCAGTCATTGTGGAGACGGTTACCAAAACCTCAAAGATGGCAGGAGCTTTCAGCTCTCTGTCCAGCTCCAAGTCAACTTCAGATGCCAGTAAGGTTGTTTGTCATGGTGCCGGCCTCTCCAAAGCCTTTGTGGGTCAGAAGAACACTTTTTCTGTTGACTGTAGTAAAGCAG GTACAAACATGCTAATGGTTGGTGTTCATGGTCCCAGAACTCCATGTGAAGATGTGGCTGTTAAACATATGGGAAACAAGCTTTACAATGTAACCTACACAGTGAAGGAGAAAGGAAACTATGTTGTTATAGTTAAATGGGGGGATGAAACTGTACCAGGAAGTCCCTTCCATGTGAGTGTTCCCTAA